CAGACGCCCAGGCGCAGTCCGAAGCCAAAAACATCATGCAACTCGAGACTAATCTGGCCCAGTCCTCGATGGGCATTGTCGAGCGCCGCGATCCGCACAAGACCTACCACATCGAGACCGTCAAGGCCTTTGCCCCGACCGTGCCCGTGCTCAACATGCCCGAGTTCCTCAAGGCCATCGGCGCGCCCCCTGTCTCCTCGCTCAACGTTGCGGTCCCCGGCTTCTTCACCGCGCTGAACAAGACCATTCAGGACACGCCGCTTTCCACCATCAAGAACTACCTGCGCTTCCACCTGGCCGACTCTTACGCCTCGCGGCTGCCCGAGCAGTTCGATCAGGAAAACTTTGCTTTCTACGGCCGTGACCTCACGGGAACTCCGCAGCAGCAGCCTCGCTGGAAGCGCTGCGTGAACTCGACCGACAGCGCGCTGGGCGATGCTCTTGGCCAGTTGTACGTGGCGAAGTACTTCACGCCCAGCCAGAAGAAGGAAGCTCTGACCATGGTCCACGGCATCGAAGCCGCCATGGGCAAAGACATTGAGCAGAGCGACTGGATGAGCGCCGCCACCAAGCAGAAGGCTCTTCAGAAGCTGCACATGATCGCCGACAAGATCGGTTATCCCAACAAGTGGCGCAGCTATGCCAAGCTCACCATCAAGCCGGATGATGCGCTCGGCAACTCCATGCGTGCCCGTGTCTTCGAGAGCGCCTATCAGCTCAACAAGATCGGCAAGCCCGTGGACCGCAACGAGTGGTTCATGACGCCGCCCACCGTCAATGCCTATTACGATCCCAGCCAGAACACCATCAACTTCCCGGCTGGCATTCTGCAGCCTCCGTTCTATGACAAGAACGAGCCGGCCGCGGTCAACTACGGCCACATCGGCGCCGTCGTGGGTCACGAGCTCACGCATGGCTTTGATGACCAGGGTTCGCAGTTTGACGGCAAGGGCAACCTCGACGACTGGTGGACGCCGCAGGACAAGAAGAACTTCAACGAGCGCACCGCCTGCATCGCCAACGAGTACAGCAGCTTCACTGACGCAGGCCTGCACGTCAACGGCAAGCTCACGCTGGGCGAAGACACGGCCGACAACGGCGGTGTTCACCTGGCTTTGATGGCCCTCATGGCGCGTCAGGCCATGGATGGCGGCCACATCTCGGGCCCTGCTGCCACAGGCATGGCAGCCAAGTACACGCCGGAGCAGCAGTTCTTCATCGCGTTTGCGCAGAACTGGTGCTCCAACATGCGCCCGCAGATGACGCGCATGCTCATTCAATCGGACCCGCACGCTCCCGACGCCATTCGCGTCAAGGGTGTGCTCGACAACATGCCGCAGTTTGACAAAGCCTTCAGTTGCCACGTGGGCCAGCCCATGGACGCGGCCAAGAAGTGCAGCGTCTGGTAGTTGCACCCAATCACCCAAAAAAAGAGGGACGCGAAATGCGTCCCTCTTCTCACGTTGGTGACAAACCTATGCAGCAATCGTTTTGTAACAGGGCATGACTTCAGTCATGCCGATCAAGCTCAATGAAATCAGCGGGCTTTAGCCCCTGCGCGATGTTTGTTCTGCTCCAATTCAACTTTGTCAGCCGTCTGAGAGGGACGCGTCTCGCGTCCCTCTTCTGAAACCTCTCACCGGCCTTCGCGCAGCCGCGTCGCCAGCCGGTCCGGCAGGCCCGCCCCGAGAATCCGCATCTGCGCCAGCCGCACATCGTAGGGCACGCGATAAAACATCACGATTCCCTCGGCATCGTCATAAGTCGCAAACGCCGCGCGCCAGTCCCCATCGCGCGGCTGTCCCACCGAGCCGGGATTCAGCAGATAACGCGCCCCATCGCGCAGCACCAGTTGGTAGCACTCGCCCCGGTCGCGTGACCCATACTGCGGCGTCAGCCGGAACCACTCATGCCCGTTGGTGGCAAATCCGCCCTGCACATGCGTGTGGCCAAAGAAGTTGAGCCGCGTCTCCGCCTGGCACAGCGGCTGCCACGCATCCCGCACCGTCAGCACATACTGGTCTTCATCGAGCAGCGAGCCATGCACACAGCTTACGGCTGGCCCATCAGGATGAATCGGCCCGGCCGCCATTTGCCGCAGCCATTGCGTGTGCTCTTCCGTCAGCACAGCCCGCGTCCATCGTGCGGCGCGGCTGGCAATGGGATTGAAGTCCTCGAGATCCGACAATCCGCAGCAGGCGCGGTCATGATTGCCGCGCACAAACACATTGCCAAACTGCCGCGCGCGGTCAATCACTTCGTTGGGATTCGCCCCGTAACCCACCACGTCTCCCAGATTCCAGACGCAATCATGCTCGGGCGCCGCCGCCATCACGGCGGTCAGCGCCTCAAGATTGGAATGAATGTCCGAGAGAATCAGCGCGCGCATGAGGACCCAATTCCCACTCTAACGGCAACCCACCGGCATTCCAAGCCCCGGAATACTTCCCGCGCATCATTCCATCTCAGGTGTCCGCTTGCCCTCAGCCCGCACTGTACGCCCGCTCCTTCCATGTGGCCTGCACGCCGAGCAGCTTGCGCATCAGCGAGACCCATTGCAGCACCAGCAGCACCGCAATCCCCAGCGGATGCAGCAGCACGCTCCGCCACGACTGCTGGTAACGCCATGAGGCCACCACGCGCGGCAGATATCCGGCAGCGACGGCGGCCGCTGCGCAGGCAGCCGGCAGCGAGTGCATCGCCCCGGCCCCGTTCCACAGCATCCACACCAGCAGCGGCAAGGGCAACACCTGCCCCAGCCCCAGCAGCAGCGTGAAGGGGCCAATGCGCGCGGGCGCAGCCAATCCCTCCGTGGCGTTCTTGCCCAGTCCGCGCCACACCTCGGGGGCGCTGCGATACATCCGGCACGTCGCCAGATGCGTCAAATCCGCCAGATCGGTGCGCAGCCCCACGCTACGGTAGCGCTGCGGCAGCAGCAGACCATCGTGCATCGTGGTCCGAATCGCCGAATGCCCGCAGCTACGCAGGTAGGCATGCCGGTCCGTCAACATGAACTGACCGCAGCCCGCCGCAAAGCCCGGCGAAGTCGCATACCGGCGCATCATCGCCAGCGGTAAAAATCCCAGCAGCACAAAGTGAATCAGCGGCAGCAGCAGCCATTCCAAAAGGGTCTTGGTTTCCTGGCGGGGAAAGCCACTCACCAGCGCCGCGCCGGACTTGCGCTGAAAGGCCACCATCCGCGCCAGCGCTCGCGGCGCGAGCCGCACATCCGCATCCAGAAAGCAAAGCAGCTCATAGCGCGCCAGCCCGCCCAGCACATAGCAGGCATGCTGCTTGCCATTCCAGCCCTCGGGCAATGGGGGAGCCGTCGCCAGCCGCAAGCGTGCGTCCTTGCGCGCATGGGCACGTACCACATCCGCCGTGCCGTCGGTCGAGGCATCGTCCAGCACAATCAATTCCAGATCCACGCCGGTCGATCGCAACACGCTTTCCACGGCCGCGCCAATCGACAATTCTTCATTGCGCGCCGGAATCAGCACGGAAATCTTCGGCCTGCCGTCATCGGCATCCGGCTGCGGAGGCTCGGCGAAATACAGCAGATTGCACAGAAACAGCAGGCAGGGCAGCAGCGCGCATACCAGCGCGGCCAGAGCAATCCACATCATGGCTGGCGGTTCCTGCCACGTCCATGCGCCAACGACTGCCACAAAGAATACACACTCCCCATCCCGCGCCCTCCTTCGAGAATAGTCTCAAACCCCGCAGCATCGCGCGCGGCAGACATCTGCATCAGCTCATCGGATGCAGCCGTCAGCGCGCCGGCCAGACGCGCATTCACGCTCTCCACTGCTCTCGATTCGTCCGTCGCGGGAAAAATTTCGGGCGCGCCGCAGTTCACCAGCACCTCCGGTAGCCGTTCATTCCAGAAGGTATACTCCACCGCCAGAGGAAGCACCGTCACGCGCGGCAGCCGCGCCGCCAGCACGCTCAATCCCGCGCGAAACATGAGCGGCCGCGGCCTCACATCCGTGAACGCACCTTGCGGAGTCATCCACAGCACCGAGCGGGGCCGCGAAAAGATCTGCTGGCTGGCATGCAGAAACTGCGCCGCACCACGCGGCGAATGCTGCTCCACTGGAAATAATCCCATACGGCGCAGAACGCTGTAGCGCTCCGCTTCCACGGCATCCATGGGACCGTAGTGATCGTGCTCGGGCAGCAGAGCATGCGCCACGATCATGCAGGTCAGCGGGTCCCACCAGGAGGGATGATTCAGCGCCACCACCAGCGCGCCGTTCTCCTCTTCTGCAGCCTGCTCAAAGCGCGCCGCATGGGCCAGCCGCACGGCGCGAAAATGCCTCGGTACATACCAGCGCAGGTAGAGCCGGAACCACGCGAGCATGGCTCGCGAGGGGCGCGGCAGCACACTGCGCCGGGCGCTCTTCATGCGGGCGTCAGCATCTCCTCGGCCTTGCGCCGCGCCATGTCCGCTGCATCCTTGCCGCGATAGCGCCGGTCTACGGCGTCGGCAGCAATCCAGCCAGACATCATCACCATCGGCATGCCCGGCCCCGGATGCGCCGCGCCGCCCGCCAGGAAAAGTCCATCCATCAGGCGGCTCGCGTTCGCCGGTTTGAAGGCCCCATTCCAGCGTCCGTGGCTGGCGATGCCATAAATCGCGCCATTCAGCACCTTGTAGCGGTTGTGAATATCCTCGGGCGTCAGCGCCCGCTCAAACACAATGCGATCTTCAATATCGGTCAGGCCGGCCGTGCGCTTCAGCTTGTTCAAGATCACCTGCCGGTACTCGGGCAGCATCTTTGACCAGTCCTGCCCGGGCCGCAGATACGGCGCGTGTACCAGAATGTAAAGCGCATCGCCCCCAGCAGGAGCTGTCGCCGCCTCTGTGCCCGTGGTCGAGGCCAGGTAGCAGGTTGGGTCCGGCGCAGGCACGCCCAGGTCATAGATGTGATGAAACTCCTCATGCGGATCGCGCGAAAACACAAAGTCATGATGCGCCAGGTGCTCATAGCGCTTGTTCAGGCCCAGGTAGAGCACCACGCCCGAGCACGCCGGCTCATACTCGCGCTGGCGATTAAACTTCTCGGCCACCTTGCCGCCGAGCAGCTCGCGATACGTGCGCACCGCATCTTCGTTCGACACCACGGCGTCGCAGGCAAATGTTTCGCCCTCTGCCGTCACCAGTCCGGTGACTTTGCCATTCGCCGTCACCAGCCGCTCCACTTCGGTGGACGTCCTGTACTCCACGCCCAGCTCGCTCCCCAGCCGCGTCAGCGCTTCCGGCACGGCGCGCGTGCCACCCATCGGATACCAGATGCCCTCCTCCGACTGCATGTGCCCGATCGCGCAAAGAATCGCCGGCGACGCATCGGGCGACGAGCCGACATACTGCGTGTAGTGGTCCAGCATCTGTGCCACGCGCCCGTCCGGAATAAACTCGCGGATCGTGCCGCCCACCGTCTGCCCCAGCCGCATGCGCATCACATCGCGCAGCACTGAAAGCTGAAACGCTCCGCCAATCTCAAAGGTGTCGCGCATCGAGCCCACTGAACGCCAGAAAAAGAAGCGGTCCGAGATGGCATGCAGTTGCTCTGAAAGTTCCATGAACTCGCGGAATCTTCCACCCATGCCGGGCCGCAGCGCATCGAGTGAGGCAGCCATCTCCGCATTGTCGTGCTTCAGATCCAGTACCAGCCCGTCATCAAAAAAGCAGCGCCACTGCGGATCCAGCCGCACCATCTTCACATAGTCATCCAGGTCGCGCCCCGCCTCCGCAAAGATGCGGCGCAGCACCGATGGGCGCAGCAGAATCGTCGGGCCCATATCAAAGCGGAACCCATCTTCCGCCAGCACGGCCGCCTTGCCGCCCAGCCAGGAGTTCTTCTCAAAGACGGTGACCTTGTAGCCCCGCGCGGCGAGTGTGGCCGCGGCAGACAGCCCTCCCAGTCCTGATCCAATCACTGCGACGTTCATGCAATTCTCCTTGCGCTGTTCTGTTTCCATTTGCGCCCGGCGGCGATGAGCTGCTTCAGGCTTGCGGGCCAGTTCTTCCAGCCGCCGTGGCAAAGCCTGGCCCAAGCGGCAAAGAGCGCGGCGTCATCGCCGCTCACCGGGCGGTAGGCAAGATTGCTCCGCACACGGTTACAAATTACCGTTTGCACGGCGGTCATCTCCAGCAGACCCTCCGGCCCGCGGGTTACGCCAAATCCACTCTGTCCGCGCCCGCCAAAAGAGACGCGCGGGTCCGCAGTCGACACAATCACATCATTCAGCAGCACCGTCCCGCAATCCAGATCCGCGGCCAGCGTCATTCCATGGCGCTCCGGTCCAAAGATGGCGGCGGTGAGCTGATAGCGGCAGGCGCGATGCATCTGCACAGCCGTCTCCACTGATCCAAAAGTGAGAATGCTCAGCACCGGCGCAAAAATCTCCATGCACGCCACCGTCATCGCTGGCGTCACCTCGGCCAGCAGCGTGGGGCCGCAAAGCAGTCCCTCCCCGCTGGCCGCAGCATCGCGCAGCCCATCCATCAGCATCTTCGCGCCAAACAGCGTCGCCTCTTGCACGGCATCGAGCAGGAGTGCTCGCGTCGCGGCGGGCAAGGTCACCGGCTGCATCTCTGCCAGGCGCTTCACCAGCGCCTGCGTCAATGCGGGTGCCACGCTTTCGGCTACCAGCACGCGCCGCGTTGCCATGCAGGTGCAGGACCCATTCAGCCGCAGCCCAAAGGCCACCGCATCGGCCGCGCGCTCTACATCCGCGCCCTCCAGCACAAACACCGCATCGCAGCCCGACAGCTCCATCACCGAGGGCGTCTGCTTGTCGGCAAGCTGGTGCATCACCGCTTGTCCTGTCTTCCCTGAGCCAGTCACAAACACCTTGTCCACGCCCGCCCGCATCGCCTCCTGCGCTTCGTGAAGACGCTCCGGCAAAACCTGCAGCAGATGTTCCTCCAGTCCGCACGCCAGCAGCATGGCTCGCAGCGCATGCGCCGGCGCGCCCGTCTCAGGAGCCGGCTTCCAAAGCACCGCATTGCCAGCCACCAACGCCTGCAGCGCCTGCACGCCCGGCAGCAGCAGGGGGTAATTCGCCGGCGCAACAATCAGCACCACACCGAGCGGCAGGCGATGCGTCTCCACCGCATTGCCCCACAGCCATACCGGACGCCCGCGCGAAGACTCGCGTCGTGGAGCCAGCAACCGCTCCGCTGCAACCTCCAGGTAGCGGCATGCTTCGGCCAGCGGCAAAACCTCCGCCGTCAGCGTCTCTGCAAGATTGCGCTGCAACGCTCCCGGCAAATGCTGCGGAACGGTGGCCGCCAGATCCTCCGCGCCCGAGGCAATTTCGCGGCGCAGCGCTCGCACCACGCGCAGCCGCGAGCGCACCGGCGTTTGCCGCCACCGTTGCTGCGCCGAGCGCATGGTGGCCAGCAGCCGTTCTGTGACAGCCGTCTGTGCGGAATGGCCGGCGG
The DNA window shown above is from Acidobacterium capsulatum ATCC 51196 and carries:
- a CDS encoding M13 family metallopeptidase produces the protein MQLMRYKAALAAAGLAATLGLTVTAVAQKAPTAKPKSVAVPKVIPGFDASAMDTSANPCDNFYQFACGNYAKLHPIPNDLPEYDQFVSLYEFNTAALHRLVVQAAHAGPNRSANQQKIGDYYQACMDTSQINKDGTAPLKPMLDRINDLTSKKQLPALLADLNNQDVTAFVNFGSQQDLKDASKEIAVIDQGGLGLPNRGYYFRKDARSVKLREQYVQHIANVLHLLGDSDAQAQSEAKNIMQLETNLAQSSMGIVERRDPHKTYHIETVKAFAPTVPVLNMPEFLKAIGAPPVSSLNVAVPGFFTALNKTIQDTPLSTIKNYLRFHLADSYASRLPEQFDQENFAFYGRDLTGTPQQQPRWKRCVNSTDSALGDALGQLYVAKYFTPSQKKEALTMVHGIEAAMGKDIEQSDWMSAATKQKALQKLHMIADKIGYPNKWRSYAKLTIKPDDALGNSMRARVFESAYQLNKIGKPVDRNEWFMTPPTVNAYYDPSQNTINFPAGILQPPFYDKNEPAAVNYGHIGAVVGHELTHGFDDQGSQFDGKGNLDDWWTPQDKKNFNERTACIANEYSSFTDAGLHVNGKLTLGEDTADNGGVHLALMALMARQAMDGGHISGPAATGMAAKYTPEQQFFIAFAQNWCSNMRPQMTRMLIQSDPHAPDAIRVKGVLDNMPQFDKAFSCHVGQPMDAAKKCSVW
- a CDS encoding lysophospholipid acyltransferase family protein; translated protein: MKSARRSVLPRPSRAMLAWFRLYLRWYVPRHFRAVRLAHAARFEQAAEEENGALVVALNHPSWWDPLTCMIVAHALLPEHDHYGPMDAVEAERYSVLRRMGLFPVEQHSPRGAAQFLHASQQIFSRPRSVLWMTPQGAFTDVRPRPLMFRAGLSVLAARLPRVTVLPLAVEYTFWNERLPEVLVNCGAPEIFPATDESRAVESVNARLAGALTAASDELMQMSAARDAAGFETILEGGRGMGSVYSLWQSLAHGRGRNRQP
- a CDS encoding phytoene desaturase family protein produces the protein MNVAVIGSGLGGLSAAATLAARGYKVTVFEKNSWLGGKAAVLAEDGFRFDMGPTILLRPSVLRRIFAEAGRDLDDYVKMVRLDPQWRCFFDDGLVLDLKHDNAEMAASLDALRPGMGGRFREFMELSEQLHAISDRFFFWRSVGSMRDTFEIGGAFQLSVLRDVMRMRLGQTVGGTIREFIPDGRVAQMLDHYTQYVGSSPDASPAILCAIGHMQSEEGIWYPMGGTRAVPEALTRLGSELGVEYRTSTEVERLVTANGKVTGLVTAEGETFACDAVVSNEDAVRTYRELLGGKVAEKFNRQREYEPACSGVVLYLGLNKRYEHLAHHDFVFSRDPHEEFHHIYDLGVPAPDPTCYLASTTGTEAATAPAGGDALYILVHAPYLRPGQDWSKMLPEYRQVILNKLKRTAGLTDIEDRIVFERALTPEDIHNRYKVLNGAIYGIASHGRWNGAFKPANASRLMDGLFLAGGAAHPGPGMPMVMMSGWIAADAVDRRYRGKDAADMARRKAEEMLTPA
- a CDS encoding glycosyltransferase family 2 protein, whose protein sequence is MAVVGAWTWQEPPAMMWIALAALVCALLPCLLFLCNLLYFAEPPQPDADDGRPKISVLIPARNEELSIGAAVESVLRSTGVDLELIVLDDASTDGTADVVRAHARKDARLRLATAPPLPEGWNGKQHACYVLGGLARYELLCFLDADVRLAPRALARMVAFQRKSGAALVSGFPRQETKTLLEWLLLPLIHFVLLGFLPLAMMRRYATSPGFAAGCGQFMLTDRHAYLRSCGHSAIRTTMHDGLLLPQRYRSVGLRTDLADLTHLATCRMYRSAPEVWRGLGKNATEGLAAPARIGPFTLLLGLGQVLPLPLLVWMLWNGAGAMHSLPAACAAAAVAAGYLPRVVASWRYQQSWRSVLLHPLGIAVLLVLQWVSLMRKLLGVQATWKERAYSAG
- a CDS encoding metallophosphoesterase family protein, with the translated sequence MRALILSDIHSNLEALTAVMAAAPEHDCVWNLGDVVGYGANPNEVIDRARQFGNVFVRGNHDRACCGLSDLEDFNPIASRAARWTRAVLTEEHTQWLRQMAAGPIHPDGPAVSCVHGSLLDEDQYVLTVRDAWQPLCQAETRLNFFGHTHVQGGFATNGHEWFRLTPQYGSRDRGECYQLVLRDGARYLLNPGSVGQPRDGDWRAAFATYDDAEGIVMFYRVPYDVRLAQMRILGAGLPDRLATRLREGR
- a CDS encoding aldehyde dehydrogenase family protein produces the protein MHAAGHSAQTAVTERLLATMRSAQQRWRQTPVRSRLRVVRALRREIASGAEDLAATVPQHLPGALQRNLAETLTAEVLPLAEACRYLEVAAERLLAPRRESSRGRPVWLWGNAVETHRLPLGVVLIVAPANYPLLLPGVQALQALVAGNAVLWKPAPETGAPAHALRAMLLACGLEEHLLQVLPERLHEAQEAMRAGVDKVFVTGSGKTGQAVMHQLADKQTPSVMELSGCDAVFVLEGADVERAADAVAFGLRLNGSCTCMATRRVLVAESVAPALTQALVKRLAEMQPVTLPAATRALLLDAVQEATLFGAKMLMDGLRDAAASGEGLLCGPTLLAEVTPAMTVACMEIFAPVLSILTFGSVETAVQMHRACRYQLTAAIFGPERHGMTLAADLDCGTVLLNDVIVSTADPRVSFGGRGQSGFGVTRGPEGLLEMTAVQTVICNRVRSNLAYRPVSGDDAALFAAWARLCHGGWKNWPASLKQLIAAGRKWKQNSARRIA